A genomic stretch from Deltaproteobacteria bacterium includes:
- a CDS encoding acyl-CoA/acyl-ACP dehydrogenase translates to MKFALNDEQEALAESAKRFLQEKAGCEAALQVMETEQGFDEAVWDTMASELGWTALTIPEAYGGYGLGYTDLIPLLEAMGRHMLCSPFFSSICMGANSILEAGTEEQKAKWLPEIAAGTSRATLAFTEAGGTWCADDIQATYTRTDEGFVINGTKHYVLDGHTAHLIIIAARAEGSTGEKGISLFVMDPASQGLSICAIKNLDQTRKQANITLDNTPLALSAQLGGQDLDWSIVQRILDLAGVALSLEQVGCAERCLQTAVDYAKIRTQFNRPIGSFQAIKHKCADMLVLVESARSAAWYAAWSATQSEALADAASQAQSYCSDALYSCAAESIQIHGGIGFTWEHEAHLYFKRAQSSKVLLGTPETHRERIAQMLEL, encoded by the coding sequence ATGAAGTTCGCACTGAACGATGAACAAGAGGCGCTTGCTGAGAGTGCCAAACGCTTCTTACAAGAAAAAGCGGGCTGTGAAGCAGCTTTGCAAGTGATGGAAACTGAGCAAGGCTTTGATGAAGCAGTTTGGGATACTATGGCCTCAGAGCTTGGCTGGACTGCGCTTACCATTCCCGAAGCTTATGGCGGTTATGGGCTCGGTTACACCGATCTGATTCCCCTTCTGGAAGCGATGGGTCGCCACATGCTCTGCTCGCCATTTTTCTCCAGCATCTGCATGGGCGCAAATTCTATTTTGGAAGCAGGGACTGAAGAGCAAAAAGCGAAATGGCTTCCAGAAATAGCTGCAGGAACAAGCCGTGCCACCCTCGCCTTCACGGAGGCCGGTGGTACATGGTGCGCCGATGATATCCAAGCAACCTACACACGCACCGATGAAGGCTTCGTCATCAATGGAACGAAGCATTACGTACTCGATGGACACACCGCGCACCTCATCATTATAGCCGCTCGGGCGGAGGGTTCGACGGGTGAAAAAGGTATCAGCCTCTTTGTGATGGATCCCGCGTCTCAAGGCCTTTCGATTTGCGCCATCAAGAATCTCGACCAAACCCGTAAACAAGCCAATATTACTTTAGACAACACTCCTCTCGCCCTTTCAGCACAGCTTGGCGGTCAAGATCTTGATTGGTCTATTGTCCAGCGGATTTTAGACCTTGCGGGCGTGGCTTTAAGCCTCGAACAAGTTGGGTGTGCAGAACGCTGCCTGCAGACGGCAGTGGATTACGCGAAGATTCGAACGCAATTCAATCGTCCTATTGGCTCCTTTCAGGCCATCAAACACAAGTGCGCCGATATGCTCGTCTTGGTTGAGTCGGCTCGGTCGGCTGCCTGGTACGCGGCTTGGAGTGCTACACAATCTGAAGCTCTTGCAGACGCCGCCAGCCAAGCACAAAGCTACTGCTCCGATGCACTCTACAGCTGCGCTGCCGAGAGCATTCAGATTCATGGCGGTATTGGCTTTACTTGGGAACACGAAGCTCACCTTTATTTCAAGCGAGCGCAAAGTTCGAAAGTGCTATTGGGTACGCCTGAAACGCACCGCGAGCGCATCGCTCAGATGTTGGAGCTATAA
- a CDS encoding YccF domain-containing protein, with amino-acid sequence MSLIGNILWWIFGGLLSSLGYFLGGILLCLTIVGIPFGMQSFRQAAAVLAPFGKDVVPIEKESGPLYLIFNILWILLFGWEIALAHLASAAVCAVTIIGIPFALQHLKLIMVALFPFGMGLKEP; translated from the coding sequence ATGAGTCTCATAGGTAATATTCTTTGGTGGATTTTTGGCGGCCTGCTCTCGTCCCTCGGCTACTTCTTGGGCGGCATCTTACTTTGTCTAACGATTGTGGGCATTCCTTTCGGGATGCAGTCATTTAGGCAAGCTGCGGCTGTCCTGGCGCCATTTGGTAAAGACGTTGTCCCGATAGAAAAAGAGTCGGGCCCCCTTTATCTGATTTTCAACATTCTCTGGATCTTGCTCTTTGGCTGGGAGATTGCCCTTGCCCATCTGGCCTCCGCCGCGGTTTGCGCGGTGACCATCATCGGTATTCCCTTTGCGCTGCAGCACCTAAAACTCATCATGGTCGCTCTTTTTCCCTTTGGAATGGGCCTTAAAGAACCCTAA
- the phnD gene encoding phosphate/phosphite/phosphonate ABC transporter substrate-binding protein has protein sequence MLRAAILVTICSWSIAMGGCTFESAHAESGISTPLGERVWQTSDPVPLTIDPQRAIVNIGVGPWLTRATQSKDFEPILNWLEESTGFDCVLNISPNYDSLKSDLLAGHIDVAILSAAAYADILNEPNANTTYIATVVAGEDSSRDSFYRGYIFTHADNQDATLESLKGQPFAFVDKGSSSGFQYPMAMFLEAGIKPNKDFKSVFYLGSHDRVVSAVANGQVYAGAVWDATLLKAKENGGKFKVITETGRIPREAWVAASAVKKEVAAAVRAALIGATLETETKAGQPALGGGYLYSGFKIEGPDFYKGVGLIRDVLKQYNHSLVKGE, from the coding sequence ATGCTTCGCGCTGCAATACTGGTAACAATCTGTAGTTGGTCCATCGCAATGGGCGGCTGTACCTTTGAAAGCGCCCATGCTGAGAGCGGGATTTCTACGCCGTTGGGAGAACGGGTCTGGCAAACCAGCGATCCTGTTCCGCTTACCATCGATCCTCAGCGAGCCATTGTGAATATCGGAGTGGGTCCGTGGCTCACGCGTGCGACCCAGTCAAAAGACTTTGAACCTATTTTGAATTGGCTCGAAGAATCGACCGGCTTTGATTGTGTGCTGAATATTTCTCCGAATTACGACAGCCTAAAGTCTGACCTTTTGGCGGGTCATATTGATGTAGCGATTTTGTCGGCTGCCGCTTACGCCGATATTCTCAATGAGCCAAATGCGAATACCACCTACATCGCCACCGTGGTGGCCGGCGAAGATAGCAGCCGGGATAGTTTTTACCGTGGCTACATCTTCACACATGCGGATAACCAAGACGCAACACTTGAGTCACTTAAAGGTCAGCCGTTTGCTTTTGTTGATAAAGGTTCATCAAGTGGGTTTCAGTATCCGATGGCGATGTTTTTAGAGGCCGGTATTAAGCCAAACAAAGATTTTAAATCCGTCTTTTACCTCGGCAGTCACGACAGAGTGGTGTCAGCAGTGGCGAACGGTCAAGTTTACGCCGGTGCAGTGTGGGATGCTACGTTACTCAAAGCTAAAGAAAATGGCGGGAAGTTTAAGGTCATCACTGAAACTGGACGAATTCCAAGAGAAGCGTGGGTAGCCGCGTCTGCTGTGAAAAAAGAAGTGGCAGCTGCGGTCCGCGCTGCATTGATAGGGGCCACACTTGAGACTGAAACCAAAGCAGGTCAACCTGCGCTCGGTGGAGGATATCTCTATTCTGGCTTTAAGATTGAAGGCCCAGATTTTTATAAGGGTGTCGGTCTAATCAGAGACGTTTTGAAGCAGTACAATCATTCATTGGTTAAGGGAGAATGA